The Hydrogenophaga crocea genome contains a region encoding:
- the trxB gene encoding thioredoxin-disulfide reductase — MKHAKVLILGSGPAGYTAAVYAARANLNPVLITGIAQGGQLMTTTEVDNWPADVHGVQGPELMQRFQQHAERFKTEIVFDHINKVDFSKRPFTLTGDSGTYTCDALILATGASAQYLGLPSEEAFMGKGVSACATCDGFFYRGQTTCVIGGGNTAVEEALYLSNIASKVYLVHRRDKFRAEPILVDKVMEKVKEGKIELKLFKTLDEVLGDDTGVTGIRLKDTQTGATEDLKLQGCFIAIGHRPNTEIFQGQLEMKDGYIVTKSGLNGMATMTSVPGIFAAGDVQDHIYRQAITSAGTGCMAALDAQRFLEQQAG, encoded by the coding sequence GCCGGCTACACCGCGGCGGTCTACGCCGCGCGCGCCAACCTGAACCCCGTGCTCATCACGGGCATCGCCCAGGGTGGTCAGCTCATGACCACGACCGAGGTCGACAACTGGCCCGCCGATGTGCACGGCGTGCAGGGCCCCGAGTTGATGCAGCGCTTCCAGCAGCACGCCGAGCGCTTCAAGACCGAGATCGTCTTCGACCACATCAACAAGGTCGACTTCTCCAAGCGCCCCTTCACGCTCACGGGCGACAGCGGCACCTACACCTGCGACGCGCTGATCCTGGCCACCGGCGCCTCGGCCCAGTACCTGGGCCTGCCGTCCGAAGAAGCCTTCATGGGCAAGGGCGTGAGCGCCTGCGCCACCTGCGACGGCTTCTTCTACCGCGGCCAGACCACCTGCGTGATCGGCGGCGGCAACACCGCCGTCGAAGAGGCGCTGTACCTCTCGAACATCGCGAGCAAGGTCTACCTGGTGCACCGCCGCGACAAGTTCCGCGCCGAGCCGATCCTCGTGGACAAGGTGATGGAGAAGGTCAAGGAAGGCAAGATCGAACTCAAGCTGTTCAAGACCCTCGACGAGGTGCTGGGCGACGACACCGGCGTGACCGGCATCCGCCTCAAGGACACCCAGACCGGCGCCACCGAAGACCTGAAGCTGCAGGGCTGCTTCATCGCGATCGGCCACCGTCCCAACACCGAGATCTTCCAGGGCCAGCTCGAGATGAAGGACGGCTACATCGTCACGAAGTCCGGCCTCAACGGCATGGCCACCATGACCAGCGTGCCCGGCATCTTCGCGGCCGGCGACGTGCAGGACCACATCTACCGCCAGGCCATCACCAGCGCCGGCACCGGCTGCATGGCCGCGCTCGACGCCCAGCGGTTCCTGGAGCAGCAGGCGGGCTGA
- the rpmB gene encoding 50S ribosomal protein L28: MARVCDVTGKKPQVGNNVSHANNKTKRRFLPNLQYRRFWVESENRWVRLRVSGAALRLIDKKGIDVVLADLRANGQA, encoded by the coding sequence ATGGCACGCGTCTGCGACGTCACGGGCAAGAAGCCCCAGGTCGGGAACAACGTTTCCCACGCCAACAACAAAACCAAGCGCCGGTTCCTGCCGAACCTGCAATACCGCCGTTTCTGGGTCGAGAGCGAGAACCGCTGGGTTCGTCTGCGCGTGTCGGGCGCTGCCCTGCGCCTGATCGACAAGAAAGGCATCGACGTCGTGCTGGCCGATCTGCGTGCCAACGGCCAGGCTTAA
- the rpmG gene encoding 50S ribosomal protein L33: MATKGGREKIKLESTAGTGHFYTTNKNKKTTPDKLLFKKFDPVARKHVEYKEVKLK; this comes from the coding sequence ATGGCAACCAAAGGCGGTCGCGAAAAGATCAAGCTGGAGTCCACCGCGGGCACCGGCCACTTCTACACCACGAACAAGAACAAGAAGACCACGCCCGACAAGCTGCTCTTCAAGAAGTTCGACCCGGTCGCGCGCAAGCACGTCGAGTACAAGGAAGTGAAGCTGAAGTAA
- a CDS encoding fatty acid desaturase, with protein sequence MNPSVTGSLSAFFDGAVALLADGLLGLAWWQVLIVALVLTHITIASVTIYLHRHSAHRALDLHPIASHFFRFWLWMTTGMVTKEWTAIHRKHHAKCEHEGDPHSPHIFGIKKVFYEGAELYRAEAKNTETLERYGHNTPNDWIERNVYSRYSALGVSLMLILDVLLFGALGLAVWALQMAWIPITAAGIINGIGHWWGYRNFEATDASTNISPWGIIIGGEELHNNHHTYPTSAKLSVKPYEFDIGWMYISILQAVGLAKAKKLPPKMAFGAVKPVADEKTLEAIIANRYEVMAGYAREMREACKTEIAALKARQADASVLKAAKRWLHRDDDKVPQSVKPQLAQARAEHPVLDKMVTMREELRALWSSTNATREQLAADLQAWCHRAEESGIAALRDFSIRLRSAHA encoded by the coding sequence ATGAATCCTTCCGTTACCGGCTCTCTGTCTGCCTTTTTCGATGGCGCCGTGGCTTTGCTCGCCGATGGCCTGTTGGGCCTGGCCTGGTGGCAAGTGCTGATCGTGGCCCTGGTGCTCACGCACATCACCATCGCCAGCGTGACGATCTACCTGCACCGCCATTCGGCGCACCGCGCGCTCGACCTGCACCCGATCGCATCGCACTTCTTCCGCTTCTGGCTCTGGATGACCACCGGCATGGTCACCAAGGAGTGGACCGCCATCCACCGCAAGCACCACGCCAAGTGCGAGCACGAGGGTGACCCGCACAGCCCGCACATCTTCGGCATCAAGAAGGTGTTCTACGAAGGCGCCGAGCTGTACCGCGCCGAAGCCAAGAACACCGAAACGCTGGAACGCTACGGCCACAACACGCCCAACGACTGGATCGAGCGCAACGTCTACAGCCGCTACTCGGCGCTGGGCGTGAGCCTCATGCTGATCCTCGACGTGCTGCTGTTCGGTGCGCTGGGCCTGGCGGTCTGGGCGCTGCAAATGGCCTGGATCCCGATCACGGCCGCCGGCATCATCAACGGCATCGGCCACTGGTGGGGCTACCGCAACTTCGAGGCCACGGACGCGAGCACCAACATCTCGCCCTGGGGCATCATCATTGGCGGCGAAGAGCTGCACAACAACCACCACACCTACCCGACCTCGGCCAAGCTCTCGGTCAAGCCCTACGAGTTCGACATCGGCTGGATGTACATCAGCATCCTGCAGGCGGTGGGCCTGGCCAAGGCGAAGAAGCTGCCGCCCAAGATGGCGTTCGGCGCCGTGAAACCGGTGGCCGACGAGAAGACGCTCGAGGCCATCATCGCCAACCGTTACGAGGTCATGGCCGGTTATGCGCGCGAGATGCGCGAGGCCTGCAAGACCGAGATCGCCGCGCTCAAGGCCCGCCAGGCCGACGCCTCGGTGCTCAAGGCCGCCAAGCGCTGGCTGCACCGCGACGACGACAAGGTGCCGCAGTCGGTCAAGCCGCAGCTGGCCCAGGCACGCGCCGAGCACCCGGTGCTCGACAAGATGGTGACCATGCGCGAGGAGTTGCGCGCCCTGTGGTCGAGCACCAACGCCACGCGCGAACAGCTCGCGGCCGACCTGCAGGCCTGGTGCCACCGCGCCGAAGAGAGCGGCATCGCGGCCCTGCGCGACTTCTCGATCCGCCTGCGCTCGGCGCACGCTTGA
- a CDS encoding RsmB/NOP family class I SAM-dependent RNA methyltransferase yields the protein MHPKALLDESAALVEAVFRFDHPADAVVARHFRENRSLGPRERATLSDTVYAALRERLKFEWLARSGSGSKWRRLAILGFPGDRDFLKSALSEPEKVWLDACAKVREDEWLAPHRHNLPEWLAEALRAQVGEGFDALAAALLEPAPLDLRVNLLKTKREAALAALREAGLKAEATPHSPLGIRLQGKPTLAKVPAFANGEVEVQDEGSQLLALLLDARRGEMVVDFCAGAGGKTLAIGAAMRNSGRLYAFDTSAHRLDGLKPRLARSGLSNVHPVAIAHERDERIKRLAGKIDRVLVDAPCSGLGTLRRSPDLKWRQTPQTVAAQAALQQAILTSAARLLKPGGRLVYATCSLLVDENEAVAEAFGQAHPDFEPEAVAGLLQAAKVSGAESLCAGEGGRFLRLWPHRHGTDGFFAAVWRKKA from the coding sequence ATGCACCCCAAAGCCCTGCTCGATGAATCCGCGGCCCTGGTCGAGGCCGTGTTCCGTTTCGACCACCCGGCCGATGCCGTGGTGGCACGCCACTTTCGCGAGAACCGCTCGCTCGGCCCGCGCGAACGCGCCACCCTGTCCGACACCGTGTACGCCGCGTTGCGCGAGCGGCTGAAGTTTGAATGGCTCGCGCGCTCGGGCAGCGGCTCCAAGTGGCGCCGGCTGGCGATCCTGGGCTTTCCGGGCGACCGCGACTTTCTCAAGAGCGCGCTGAGCGAGCCCGAGAAAGTCTGGCTCGACGCCTGCGCCAAGGTGCGCGAAGACGAATGGCTCGCGCCGCACCGCCACAACCTGCCCGAATGGCTGGCCGAGGCGCTGCGCGCCCAGGTGGGTGAGGGCTTCGACGCGCTGGCGGCGGCGCTGCTCGAGCCCGCGCCGCTCGATCTGCGCGTGAACCTGCTCAAGACCAAGCGCGAGGCCGCACTCGCCGCGCTGCGTGAAGCGGGCCTCAAGGCCGAGGCCACGCCGCATTCGCCGCTGGGCATCCGGCTGCAGGGCAAGCCGACGCTGGCCAAGGTGCCCGCGTTCGCGAACGGCGAGGTCGAGGTGCAGGACGAGGGCTCGCAACTGCTGGCCCTGCTGCTCGACGCCAGGCGCGGCGAGATGGTGGTCGACTTCTGTGCCGGCGCGGGCGGCAAGACGCTCGCCATCGGTGCGGCCATGCGCAACAGCGGCCGCCTCTATGCCTTCGACACGTCGGCGCACCGCCTCGACGGCCTCAAGCCGCGGCTGGCGCGCAGCGGCCTGTCCAACGTGCACCCGGTGGCCATCGCGCACGAGCGCGACGAGCGCATCAAGCGGCTGGCCGGCAAGATCGACCGCGTGCTGGTGGACGCGCCGTGTTCGGGCCTGGGCACGCTGCGCCGCAGCCCCGACCTCAAATGGCGCCAGACGCCGCAGACCGTCGCGGCGCAGGCCGCGTTGCAGCAGGCCATCCTGACCAGCGCCGCGCGCCTGCTCAAACCCGGCGGGCGGCTGGTGTACGCGACCTGCAGCCTGCTGGTCGACGAGAACGAGGCGGTGGCCGAGGCCTTCGGTCAGGCCCACCCGGATTTCGAGCCCGAAGCGGTCGCGGGCCTGCTCCAGGCGGCCAAGGTGTCCGGGGCCGAATCCCTGTGCGCCGGCGAGGGTGGGCGCTTTCTGCGCCTGTGGCCCCACCGGCACGGCACCGACGGCTTTTTCGCTGCCGTCTGGCGGAAAAAAGCTTGA
- a CDS encoding peptide chain release factor 3 yields MSEIQEQVRRRRTFAIISHPDAGKTTLTEKLLLFSGAINIAGSVKARKAARHATSDWMEIEKQRGISVASSVMQMEYRDCVINLLDTPGHQDFSEDTYRVLTAVDAALMVIDAANGVEPQTRRLLQVCRARNTPIITFINKMDREVQAPLDLMDEIERELGMTVVPFTWPVGMGKTFRGVYDRRADRMRVFTAGEDTRGGDEEVLEGLDNPETAQRFGSEFAQAKDELELVAGASPAFEEQAFLAGHQTPMLFGSAVNNFGVREVLDALVDLAPPPGPRAAMQRTVEPDERKFSGVVFKIQANMDPAHRDRIAFVRVASGHFERGMRLKVVRSGKELRPNTVVSFLSQRRELLDEAFAGDIIGIPNHGVLQLGDTLTEGEALQYTGLPFFAPEIIRSVEVADPLRSKQLRAGLTQLGEEGAIQVFRPVAGSVLLLGAVGQLQFEVVAHRLEHEYGVKARITGSSYNVARWVTCAPEDGGEQELKRFIDANAHRVALDAVDAPTVLLDHMATLRAVEANWPKIKFHAMREHAGLVFAKSM; encoded by the coding sequence ATGTCTGAGATCCAGGAACAGGTCCGGCGCCGCCGCACCTTCGCCATCATTTCCCACCCCGACGCGGGCAAGACCACCCTCACCGAGAAGCTGCTGCTGTTCTCGGGCGCCATCAACATCGCGGGCAGCGTGAAGGCGCGCAAGGCGGCGCGCCACGCCACCAGCGACTGGATGGAGATCGAAAAGCAGCGCGGCATTTCCGTCGCCTCCAGCGTGATGCAGATGGAATACCGCGACTGCGTGATCAACCTGCTCGACACGCCCGGTCACCAGGACTTCTCCGAAGACACCTACCGCGTGCTCACCGCGGTCGACGCCGCGCTGATGGTGATCGACGCCGCCAACGGCGTGGAGCCGCAGACGCGGCGGCTGCTGCAGGTCTGCCGCGCGCGCAACACACCCATCATCACCTTCATCAACAAGATGGACCGCGAGGTGCAGGCCCCGCTGGACCTGATGGACGAGATCGAGCGCGAGCTCGGCATGACGGTGGTGCCCTTCACCTGGCCGGTGGGCATGGGCAAGACCTTCCGCGGTGTGTACGACCGCCGCGCCGACCGCATGCGCGTCTTCACGGCCGGCGAAGACACCCGCGGCGGCGATGAAGAGGTGCTCGAAGGCCTGGACAACCCCGAGACGGCGCAGCGCTTCGGCAGCGAGTTCGCGCAGGCCAAGGACGAACTCGAACTCGTGGCCGGCGCTTCGCCCGCGTTCGAGGAACAGGCCTTCCTGGCCGGCCACCAGACGCCCATGCTGTTCGGCTCGGCGGTCAACAACTTCGGCGTGCGCGAGGTGCTCGACGCGCTGGTGGACCTGGCCCCGCCGCCCGGCCCGCGCGCCGCCATGCAGCGCACGGTGGAGCCCGACGAACGCAAGTTCAGCGGCGTCGTGTTCAAGATCCAGGCCAACATGGACCCGGCGCACCGCGACCGCATCGCCTTCGTGCGCGTGGCCAGCGGCCACTTCGAGCGCGGCATGCGGCTCAAGGTCGTGCGCAGCGGCAAGGAGCTGCGGCCCAACACCGTGGTGAGCTTCCTCTCGCAGCGCCGCGAGCTGCTCGACGAAGCCTTTGCGGGCGACATCATCGGCATTCCCAACCACGGCGTGCTGCAGCTCGGCGACACGCTCACCGAGGGCGAGGCGCTGCAGTACACCGGCCTGCCCTTCTTCGCGCCCGAGATCATCCGCAGCGTGGAGGTGGCCGACCCGCTGCGCAGCAAGCAGTTGCGCGCCGGCCTCACGCAGCTCGGCGAAGAGGGCGCGATCCAGGTGTTCCGCCCGGTGGCCGGCAGCGTGCTGCTGCTCGGGGCCGTGGGCCAGCTGCAGTTCGAGGTGGTGGCGCACCGGCTCGAGCACGAGTACGGCGTGAAGGCGCGCATCACGGGCAGCTCGTACAACGTGGCGCGCTGGGTCACCTGCGCGCCCGAAGACGGCGGCGAGCAGGAGCTCAAGCGCTTCATCGACGCCAACGCCCACCGCGTGGCGCTGGACGCGGTGGACGCGCCCACCGTGCTGCTCGATCACATGGCCACGCTGCGTGCGGTCGAAGCCAACTGGCCCAAGATCAAGTTCCACGCCATGCGCGAGCACGCGGGCCTGGTGTTCGCCAAGTCGATGTGA
- a CDS encoding AraC family transcriptional regulator has protein sequence MHHAALWRAPLPGVHAVLMRSDRGFGRHWHDSHGFGVMEQGAHRSASGRGPVLASAGQIVTVNPGEVHDGQPLDGQARHWRMVHLAPAQMAALVGCENLEFTRPVLDDPPLRHAIEHLFHVWAALPANGGVAAASAWEEALAQAAGLLLQRHGHRRLADDTGAPLARVCECLLDRLDDPPTLGELAALAGLSRFQLVRQFARAHGLPPFAWLQQHRLRRARGLIASGLPLSEAAQACGYADQSHLHRHFVRSLGFTPGAWQRASGRPLQ, from the coding sequence GTGCACCACGCCGCCCTCTGGCGCGCCCCGCTGCCCGGGGTCCACGCCGTGCTCATGCGGTCCGACCGCGGCTTCGGCCGCCACTGGCACGACAGCCACGGCTTCGGCGTGATGGAACAGGGCGCGCACCGCTCGGCCAGCGGCCGCGGCCCGGTGCTGGCCTCGGCGGGCCAGATCGTCACCGTCAACCCGGGCGAGGTGCACGACGGCCAACCGCTCGACGGCCAGGCGCGGCACTGGCGCATGGTGCACCTGGCGCCCGCGCAGATGGCCGCGCTGGTCGGGTGCGAGAACCTCGAATTCACCCGGCCGGTGCTCGATGACCCGCCGCTGCGCCACGCCATCGAGCACCTGTTCCACGTCTGGGCCGCGCTGCCTGCCAACGGCGGCGTCGCGGCGGCCAGCGCCTGGGAAGAAGCCCTGGCGCAGGCCGCCGGACTGCTGCTGCAGCGCCACGGTCACCGGCGGCTGGCCGACGACACCGGTGCACCGCTCGCGCGGGTGTGCGAGTGCCTGCTCGACCGCCTCGACGACCCGCCCACGCTCGGCGAGCTCGCGGCGCTCGCGGGCCTGTCGCGCTTTCAGCTGGTGCGCCAGTTCGCGCGCGCCCACGGCCTGCCGCCTTTCGCCTGGTTGCAGCAGCACCGGTTGCGCCGCGCACGCGGCCTGATCGCCAGCGGCCTGCCGCTGAGCGAGGCCGCGCAGGCCTGCGGCTATGCGGACCAGAGCCACCTGCACCGCCACTTCGTGCGCAGCCTGGGCTTCACGCCGGGCGCGTGGCAGCGCGCCAGCGGCCGGCCGCTGCAATAA